In Alteromonas naphthalenivorans, one DNA window encodes the following:
- a CDS encoding gluconokinase, whose amino-acid sequence MIIVVMGVSGTGKSTVGGSLSDQLGLPFIDADDFHPEVNKAKMQSGTALTDEDRWPWLQTLASELARYEQQKGVVLACSALKESYRKILSANNTLPIKWVVLTGSFELLSARLSARVNHFFDGRLLKTQLDTLEVPGYGIKIDVEKPITAVIQCAEAYVNQQS is encoded by the coding sequence ATGATTATTGTAGTAATGGGCGTGTCAGGAACCGGAAAGTCGACGGTGGGGGGATCCTTGAGTGACCAATTAGGGTTGCCGTTTATAGACGCCGACGATTTTCACCCCGAAGTAAATAAAGCAAAAATGCAAAGTGGAACGGCGCTTACTGATGAAGATAGGTGGCCGTGGTTGCAAACTTTAGCGAGCGAGCTTGCTCGCTATGAACAACAAAAAGGTGTGGTGCTAGCGTGTTCTGCACTAAAAGAGAGTTATAGAAAGATATTAAGCGCCAATAACACGCTTCCTATCAAGTGGGTGGTGCTTACAGGCAGCTTCGAATTATTAAGTGCGAGGCTTTCGGCTAGGGTCAATCACTTCTTTGACGGCAGGTTACTGAAAACTCAGTTAGATACCCTCGAAGTGCCCGGTTACGGCATAAAAATAGACGTAGAAAAGCCCATCACAGCGGTAATTCAATGTGCTGAGGCATACGTTAATCAACAGTCTTAG
- a CDS encoding Nramp family divalent metal transporter, producing the protein MSSLIKKIMAFGPAFFAIGYTIGTGSVTSMIVAGSTYGMSLLWVLFLSCLFSGALIYAFGNYAIVTGETALYSFKKHLKFGRPIAILIIAGVTFGQWNSLMGILGISSNIIFEMLALYSPSLNDYKYELVLAIAVSVISIMYAIMLIGKYSLFEKILVMFVSCMGISFVFSLLVVHPMPAEVAAGFVPSIPEVEGGKMMVAAFVGTTMAAATFLSRPLFIQGKGWGMENQKQQKKDAFVAAFLVFVISASVMAVAHGALFHEGKKITHVLDMVNALEPIAGKTALTVFFFGTLAAGLSSVFPCLLIAPLLIADYRSGKLDTKSTQFKTITGIACLVALIIPVFGFNPIKGQILSQVFNVFVLPLVIIGILVVINKRELMKEHAPGKFLNLMLGLALLFAIVISANGVIAIVEQL; encoded by the coding sequence ATGTCGTCGTTAATAAAAAAAATAATGGCCTTTGGGCCTGCCTTCTTTGCAATAGGGTACACCATAGGTACTGGTAGCGTTACGTCTATGATAGTAGCGGGAAGCACCTATGGCATGTCTTTACTGTGGGTGTTGTTTCTAAGTTGCTTGTTTTCAGGTGCACTTATTTATGCGTTTGGTAATTACGCCATTGTGACGGGCGAAACAGCGCTTTATAGCTTTAAAAAGCACCTCAAGTTCGGTCGGCCTATTGCCATACTCATTATTGCGGGCGTTACCTTTGGTCAGTGGAACTCTTTAATGGGCATTCTAGGTATTTCATCGAACATTATATTTGAAATGCTGGCGCTTTATTCTCCATCGTTAAACGACTACAAATACGAGTTAGTATTAGCTATTGCGGTGAGTGTCATCAGTATTATGTACGCCATCATGCTAATTGGTAAGTACTCGTTGTTTGAAAAAATTCTGGTTATGTTTGTATCCTGCATGGGTATTTCTTTTGTGTTTTCCCTATTGGTGGTGCACCCCATGCCTGCAGAAGTGGCGGCGGGTTTTGTTCCATCAATACCTGAAGTAGAAGGTGGGAAAATGATGGTGGCTGCATTTGTGGGTACAACTATGGCTGCCGCTACGTTTTTATCTCGCCCGCTGTTTATTCAAGGTAAAGGGTGGGGAATGGAAAACCAAAAACAACAAAAGAAAGATGCTTTTGTGGCGGCGTTTTTGGTGTTTGTTATTAGTGCGTCGGTAATGGCAGTAGCCCACGGGGCGTTGTTCCATGAAGGTAAAAAGATTACTCATGTACTCGACATGGTGAACGCCCTTGAGCCAATCGCGGGTAAAACTGCATTAACAGTATTTTTCTTCGGTACGTTAGCGGCGGGACTATCGTCGGTATTTCCCTGTTTACTTATTGCGCCCTTATTAATTGCCGATTACCGCTCAGGAAAGCTAGACACAAAATCTACTCAATTTAAAACTATTACCGGTATAGCGTGTTTAGTGGCGCTTATCATTCCAGTATTCGGTTTCAATCCAATAAAAGGGCAGATTCTTTCTCAAGTGTTTAACGTGTTTGTGTTGCCTTTGGTGATTATTGGCATACTCGTGGTTATCAACAAACGAGAACTAATGAAAGAACATGCGCCAGGCAAATTTTTGAATCTTATGTTGGGGCTGGCACTGTTATTCGCCATTGTGATTTCTGCCAATGGTGTGATTGCCATTGTTGAGCAGCTATAA
- a CDS encoding SDR family NAD(P)-dependent oxidoreductase, which translates to MNTLTGKRVLVTGGASGIGGAISSELAAQGATVFVHYYSSKHAVEELQQEVVESGVGEIIPLQADLTKEESVNAFANDVANLTSTLDILVNNTGDLVERHTLSDIKNDFWEQVMAVNVTSMMMVTRALLPMLKQAEDGASIVNLSSLAGRKGGHGGSLAYSTSKGAVLTFSRSLAAELAGDGIRVNSVTPGLILGTRFHATHTTDESANKTISEIPLKRAGNPLDVARAVAFFASEYNGFITGATLDINGGVYMA; encoded by the coding sequence GTGAACACGTTAACAGGAAAAAGAGTATTGGTAACAGGCGGAGCCAGTGGTATTGGTGGTGCTATTTCTTCTGAACTTGCGGCACAAGGCGCTACCGTTTTTGTGCATTACTATAGCTCGAAGCATGCAGTTGAAGAGCTTCAGCAAGAAGTAGTGGAATCTGGTGTTGGGGAAATCATTCCGCTACAAGCCGATTTAACCAAAGAAGAGAGTGTTAACGCCTTTGCTAACGACGTTGCTAATCTAACATCTACGCTTGATATATTGGTAAACAATACCGGTGACTTGGTTGAGCGACACACCTTGAGCGATATTAAAAATGACTTTTGGGAGCAAGTGATGGCGGTAAATGTGACTTCCATGATGATGGTTACCCGTGCGCTCTTGCCCATGTTAAAACAAGCCGAAGACGGAGCATCTATTGTTAATTTGTCTTCGCTTGCAGGCCGAAAAGGCGGGCATGGCGGCTCATTAGCCTATTCCACGTCGAAAGGTGCTGTGCTTACGTTTAGTCGTTCGCTGGCAGCTGAATTAGCTGGCGATGGTATTCGCGTTAACTCGGTAACGCCAGGTTTAATTTTAGGCACACGTTTCCACGCTACCCATACCACCGATGAATCGGCGAACAAAACCATTAGTGAAATTCCGCTTAAACGGGCGGGAAATCCTCTTGATGTAGCTAGGGCGGTTGCGTTTTTTGCATCGGAATACAACGGTTTTATCACAGGCGCTACATTAGATATTAACGGTGGCGTTTACATGGCGTAA
- a CDS encoding TonB-dependent receptor translates to MNNKLSKLTVAILSATTVGFSLPSFAQEEQDTQTPDSLEVIEVRGIASSIAESARLKRYDSRIVDAIVAEDIGKLPDNNIAEALQRITGVSISRDFGVGESVTIRGISQNRVELNGRSTSGSGRGGISLDDFPSSFLKTVEVVKSPTPEMIEGALGGTINMTTVRPLELEEPLVAVTLDGEYADKAENWAPMFTGAAGRNWDLGDAGTFGASVVMSYQDRTLRRDEFFNLVTPTELDLDGDGNSDAANTPSGNYLVRSQNTVEQKTEQRERTAYGLSLQWAPKDTDAFIYLDVNATDLDGGQEAYSVLNDSKDYSDLVLDNAYGDAQGQLQSFGSGSAFVQPKTWADFTTNDSMSNALGGEWFITDKLKISGEVAYTKSESLRTNSEFNLRPISRDQYEEDGTITENLFTITMTQEGDAVPGIAFSDEDALLDPSNLAIRQFTHQRYYEENEETAIRFDMEYIEPFSNLSFLTKIKAGIRTTDRDYELDRYDLRNNGSELKNLQTSVSYDGVIRPTWVDEFNSAFGGFKEINHSNTFEQSGIFGTNALTHYYVYDGAELAYNINGTYDRVKQMLDGSSHELTGSLDDNMVRNTGSYAQISEETQALYTQFHLDFDKLTAVVGARYVQTDLTSNTFDQTGSYDYSDFLPSINATYSLADDTILRFAAAKVMRRPEFGELSPAISVDNSLVTGTQGSYQLDPYRITQYDLSAEHYFGQGGMVSAAIFYKDVESFTVASSSCMADSNTVTGQNVTEYVNVCLLDTAGVSQADVNYASGDQDLAYVEAQRDAGLTGIVIDTDVNGGSGEIAGIELAYQQQFSFLPGMWSGLGVSTNYTYADSEQPDGNPLLDISNHTFNGQVYWENAGIQIRLAYNWRDKYLDTQDEKRVRPVGALATGVYNRTNPEEAFFDPTLGNNYRDARGQFDFSASYDVNEHITLVANAVNLTGEPIVQVTELDSIWQYSESDRRFTFGVRARW, encoded by the coding sequence ATGAACAACAAATTATCAAAACTTACGGTAGCCATATTATCCGCTACCACTGTAGGTTTTTCTTTGCCAAGTTTTGCGCAAGAAGAACAGGACACACAAACCCCAGATTCTTTGGAGGTGATTGAAGTTCGTGGTATCGCTAGCAGTATTGCTGAGTCTGCCCGATTAAAACGTTACGACTCTCGTATTGTAGATGCGATTGTGGCGGAAGATATTGGTAAGTTGCCAGATAACAATATCGCTGAAGCGCTTCAGCGTATCACTGGTGTGTCTATAAGCCGAGATTTTGGTGTGGGTGAGTCGGTAACCATTCGTGGTATCTCACAAAACCGCGTTGAATTAAATGGTCGTTCTACCTCAGGCAGTGGTCGTGGTGGTATTAGTCTTGATGACTTTCCTTCTAGCTTCTTAAAAACCGTTGAAGTGGTTAAATCCCCTACTCCAGAAATGATTGAAGGTGCGTTAGGCGGTACTATTAACATGACAACTGTACGCCCGCTAGAGCTTGAAGAGCCTCTGGTAGCCGTGACCTTAGATGGAGAGTACGCAGACAAAGCAGAAAACTGGGCGCCTATGTTTACAGGCGCAGCCGGAAGAAACTGGGATCTAGGTGATGCCGGTACGTTTGGTGCATCAGTAGTGATGTCGTATCAAGACCGCACACTAAGACGTGATGAGTTCTTTAATCTTGTAACCCCAACCGAATTAGATTTAGACGGCGACGGCAACAGTGACGCTGCTAATACCCCTAGCGGTAACTACTTAGTTCGCAGTCAAAACACCGTTGAGCAAAAAACTGAACAGCGTGAACGTACCGCTTATGGATTGTCCCTTCAATGGGCGCCAAAAGATACCGACGCCTTTATTTACTTAGACGTAAACGCTACCGACCTTGACGGTGGGCAAGAAGCCTACTCTGTACTGAACGACAGCAAAGACTATTCTGATTTGGTGTTAGACAACGCCTACGGCGATGCCCAAGGTCAACTGCAAAGTTTTGGCTCAGGCAGTGCGTTTGTACAGCCTAAAACATGGGCCGATTTTACCACCAACGACTCGATGTCCAACGCGCTAGGTGGTGAATGGTTTATTACCGATAAACTAAAAATTTCAGGTGAAGTGGCGTATACCAAGTCTGAAAGCCTGCGTACCAATTCTGAATTTAACTTACGCCCTATTTCTCGCGATCAATATGAAGAAGACGGTACTATTACCGAAAATTTATTTACCATTACCATGACCCAGGAAGGCGATGCAGTACCTGGTATTGCGTTTTCGGATGAGGACGCGCTATTAGATCCAAGTAACTTGGCTATTCGCCAATTTACCCACCAGCGTTACTATGAAGAAAACGAAGAAACAGCAATTCGTTTTGACATGGAATACATCGAGCCTTTTTCAAATTTAAGCTTCCTCACTAAAATAAAAGCAGGTATTCGTACTACGGATAGAGATTACGAACTAGACCGCTACGACTTAAGAAATAATGGTAGTGAACTTAAAAACTTACAAACCAGTGTGTCTTATGATGGTGTGATAAGACCAACATGGGTAGATGAATTTAACTCTGCTTTTGGGGGATTTAAGGAAATAAACCACAGTAATACCTTTGAACAATCTGGTATTTTTGGCACTAACGCGCTCACCCATTACTACGTTTACGATGGTGCTGAGCTGGCTTACAATATTAATGGTACTTACGACCGCGTAAAACAAATGCTGGATGGCAGTAGCCATGAATTAACCGGATCATTAGATGACAACATGGTTCGAAATACTGGCTCTTACGCCCAAATAAGCGAAGAAACTCAAGCGTTATATACCCAGTTTCATTTAGATTTCGACAAACTTACCGCGGTAGTCGGTGCACGGTATGTGCAAACTGATTTAACGTCTAATACGTTTGATCAAACTGGCAGCTATGATTACTCAGATTTTCTTCCAAGCATCAATGCCACCTACTCGTTAGCAGACGATACCATTTTACGTTTTGCTGCGGCCAAAGTAATGCGCCGACCAGAATTTGGCGAGCTTAGCCCTGCAATTAGTGTCGATAATTCACTCGTTACCGGTACACAAGGCTCGTACCAACTTGACCCCTATCGTATTACCCAGTACGACTTATCTGCTGAACATTACTTTGGTCAAGGTGGTATGGTCTCTGCCGCTATATTTTATAAAGATGTAGAGTCGTTTACCGTAGCAAGCAGCTCTTGCATGGCTGATAGCAACACGGTAACAGGCCAAAACGTGACTGAGTACGTTAACGTATGTTTACTGGATACCGCAGGGGTAAGCCAAGCTGATGTGAATTACGCTTCGGGCGACCAAGACTTAGCGTATGTAGAAGCTCAGCGTGATGCCGGCCTAACCGGTATTGTTATCGACACAGATGTTAATGGTGGAAGCGGTGAAATTGCAGGTATCGAACTTGCCTACCAACAACAGTTTAGTTTTCTTCCTGGCATGTGGTCTGGTTTAGGTGTTAGCACCAACTATACCTATGCCGATAGTGAACAACCTGATGGTAACCCACTGCTAGATATTTCTAACCACACCTTCAATGGCCAGGTTTACTGGGAAAATGCGGGTATCCAAATACGTCTTGCCTATAACTGGCGTGATAAGTATTTAGACACTCAAGATGAAAAACGTGTACGTCCTGTTGGCGCGCTAGCCACCGGTGTGTACAACCGTACCAATCCTGAAGAAGCATTTTTTGACCCAACGCTGGGTAATAACTATCGTGATGCTCGCGGCCAGTTCGACTTTTCGGCCAGTTACGATGTAAACGAGCATATTACGCTTGTAGCGAACGCGGTTAACTTAACCGGTGAGCCTATCGTGCAAGTAACAGAGCTTGATAGCATTTGGCAGTATAGCGAGTCGGATAGACGCTTTACCTTCGGCGTACGAGCTCGTTGGTAA
- a CDS encoding polysaccharide lyase family 7 protein translates to MSNTKHVYLAGLAALSLVAACNDADTSSSTNTAQQDSHAVSGAKAPGEVFDLSPWNILLPLDRDGDGKADKIKNKDLASFHVDEFFYLDDNNNMVFAAANKAFTSPTSTNTRSELRQVYADENGNVPSLESPANYFALASNPDSDKFAAIGARMEATLKVDHVSTNAKYHDKPPAYSVVVGQIHAGKLDDLRNDVSGFGWGNEPLKIYYKKYPNHETGTVFWNYELNLPEDNPKRTDIAYPVWGDGWHDDNDPGETGIALGESFSYEINVYGDTMYLTFSAENHPTVKHQINLANNVDANGFIDDYDDPVAYKNDWLFFKAGAYNQCSTKDAPTFRYPACPGTGDWETDKKAGNYTRVSFSHLQVGDAIAVK, encoded by the coding sequence ATGTCAAACACTAAACATGTATATCTGGCCGGCTTAGCCGCGCTTTCCTTGGTGGCAGCGTGTAACGACGCTGACACTTCTTCATCGACCAACACAGCACAGCAAGATTCACACGCCGTATCGGGTGCTAAGGCTCCTGGCGAAGTATTCGATCTTTCCCCTTGGAACATACTTTTACCGCTAGATAGAGACGGTGACGGTAAGGCCGACAAAATTAAAAATAAAGACTTAGCAAGCTTTCATGTGGATGAGTTCTTTTATTTAGACGACAATAACAACATGGTATTTGCGGCGGCGAATAAAGCATTCACCTCTCCCACCTCAACGAATACCCGAAGTGAGCTTCGTCAAGTGTACGCCGATGAAAACGGCAATGTTCCCAGCTTAGAAAGCCCAGCTAATTACTTTGCACTTGCCTCAAACCCAGACTCAGATAAGTTCGCTGCCATCGGTGCCCGTATGGAAGCCACCCTTAAAGTAGACCACGTTTCTACCAATGCTAAATATCATGACAAACCCCCCGCATATTCGGTTGTTGTAGGGCAAATTCATGCTGGTAAGCTAGATGACCTTAGAAATGATGTGTCGGGTTTTGGTTGGGGTAACGAACCACTAAAGATTTATTATAAGAAGTACCCAAACCATGAGACAGGTACGGTATTTTGGAACTATGAGCTAAATTTACCAGAAGATAACCCTAAACGTACTGACATTGCTTACCCTGTATGGGGAGATGGGTGGCATGACGACAATGATCCCGGTGAAACAGGCATCGCGCTTGGTGAGTCTTTCAGTTATGAGATTAACGTTTACGGCGATACAATGTATCTAACCTTTAGCGCAGAGAACCACCCCACGGTTAAGCACCAGATAAACTTGGCAAACAATGTTGATGCTAATGGCTTTATAGATGACTATGATGACCCTGTGGCGTACAAGAATGATTGGCTTTTTTTCAAAGCTGGCGCGTATAACCAATGCAGTACGAAGGATGCCCCAACATTCCGCTACCCCGCTTGTCCGGGAACGGGCGACTGGGAAACCGATAAAAAAGCAGGTAACTACACCCGCGTGTCCTTCTCTCATTTGCAGGTAGGCGATGCTATTGCAGTTAAATAG
- a CDS encoding LacI family DNA-binding transcriptional regulator, translating into MNKSKVRLIDVAEKAGVSKSTASQFLNGRFDFMSFDTRLRLQKAVEELNYVPNNIARSLKTNKTKTLGVIVRDISSYYTSQTIRGMDDYCKSHGYDLFIYNSDFEPKTEKNALTTLCQLNVDGAIIASCGNNAKLIEDISNNTMPVVQFQLEHDDCDTGIVVADYKRASFDATEYLINLGHKHICFVTQKFESVKSRQEKYQGFVDAHTKHNLPVDETLTIHWSRQDGLHRSPIDMLKSDNPPTAFFTQQIAITIDVLKELEAANIPIPQDVSLLGFEEIPMAEFFKVPITVIKQQPYELGGEAARMLMNKINNPKSVNTRMLVPCSLVERSSCAAPKA; encoded by the coding sequence ATGAATAAAAGTAAAGTTAGACTTATCGATGTGGCTGAGAAAGCGGGCGTATCAAAAAGTACCGCCTCGCAATTTTTAAACGGTCGCTTCGATTTTATGTCGTTCGACACCCGTTTGCGATTGCAAAAAGCGGTAGAGGAACTGAATTATGTTCCCAATAATATCGCCCGTAGCTTGAAAACCAATAAGACCAAAACCCTGGGTGTTATTGTAAGAGATATATCTAGCTATTACACCAGTCAGACCATTCGTGGTATGGACGATTATTGTAAAAGTCATGGCTACGATTTATTCATTTATAATTCGGATTTTGAACCCAAAACCGAAAAAAATGCGCTGACTACACTTTGCCAATTAAATGTAGACGGCGCCATTATTGCCTCTTGCGGAAACAACGCAAAGCTAATAGAAGACATTTCGAATAACACTATGCCAGTGGTGCAATTTCAATTAGAACATGACGATTGTGACACCGGCATTGTGGTTGCTGATTACAAACGGGCGTCTTTTGATGCCACTGAGTACCTTATTAACTTGGGGCACAAACATATTTGTTTTGTAACCCAAAAGTTCGAATCGGTTAAGTCTCGCCAAGAGAAGTATCAAGGTTTTGTAGATGCACATACAAAACATAATCTACCCGTTGACGAAACCCTAACTATACATTGGAGTCGGCAGGACGGATTGCATCGCTCTCCCATTGATATGCTGAAGTCAGACAACCCACCCACCGCTTTTTTTACTCAGCAAATTGCAATAACCATTGATGTACTAAAAGAATTAGAAGCCGCTAACATTCCTATTCCCCAAGACGTGTCTTTACTTGGGTTCGAGGAAATCCCTATGGCTGAATTTTTTAAGGTGCCTATTACCGTTATCAAACAGCAACCTTACGAATTAGGCGGCGAAGCAGCGCGCATGTTGATGAATAAAATCAATAATCCTAAATCGGTAAATACGCGTATGCTGGTGCCCTGTTCTTTGGTGGAACGCTCATCATGCGCGGCGCCTAAGGCTTAA
- a CDS encoding AEC family transporter, with protein MLSFITSTLVPVLILLLMGWVFFRIRWLNEAFIESGSKLVFNVALPSLLFLSISQSNFSNAANFTLITIGISGSILMCAVLMLLVHFTVNPQNARGVVVQGGFRANMGIIGLAYCANTYGQEGLAAASVYMGCITILYNVMSVFVLNFYQVGFTAPMNQIKGIARNPLIISIVAALPFSYFQWSLPEVALKTGEYFAQLTLPLALICTGASLQFRSFSSDWYNIALATVSKCIVYPALLVGIAYFSGFRGMELGIVLLLSIAPTAAASYVMVRNLGGDHRLAASIIALSTLVSLPITAIGFGSLAMLGLV; from the coding sequence ATGCTTTCATTTATCACCAGTACCTTAGTGCCCGTTCTAATCCTACTTTTAATGGGTTGGGTATTTTTTCGCATCCGTTGGTTAAACGAAGCCTTTATCGAGTCGGGTTCAAAGCTGGTGTTCAATGTCGCCCTACCCTCGTTGCTTTTTTTATCTATTAGTCAGTCAAACTTTTCTAATGCCGCTAATTTTACCCTCATCACTATTGGAATAAGTGGTTCAATATTGATGTGCGCGGTATTAATGTTATTGGTGCATTTCACCGTGAACCCACAAAATGCACGTGGTGTAGTAGTGCAAGGTGGCTTTAGGGCCAACATGGGTATTATCGGCTTAGCCTATTGCGCGAATACTTATGGGCAAGAAGGCTTGGCAGCCGCATCCGTTTATATGGGCTGTATTACCATTTTGTACAATGTTATGTCGGTGTTTGTGCTCAACTTCTATCAGGTGGGTTTTACAGCGCCAATGAATCAAATTAAAGGTATTGCTCGAAACCCGCTTATTATTTCAATTGTTGCAGCATTACCATTTTCTTATTTTCAATGGTCGTTGCCCGAGGTTGCCTTAAAAACCGGAGAGTATTTTGCCCAGCTTACCCTTCCCTTAGCACTTATCTGTACCGGCGCATCACTGCAGTTCCGCTCTTTTTCTAGCGACTGGTATAACATCGCATTAGCCACAGTAAGTAAGTGCATTGTTTACCCCGCCTTACTAGTAGGTATTGCCTATTTTTCCGGTTTCAGAGGTATGGAACTAGGCATAGTATTATTGCTGTCTATTGCGCCGACAGCCGCAGCCAGCTATGTGATGGTAAGAAACTTAGGTGGCGATCACCGTCTGGCGGCGAGTATTATTGCCCTAAGCACATTGGTGTCGTTACCTATTACCGCCATCGGGTTTGGCAGTTTAGCCATGCTAGGCCTGGTTTAA
- a CDS encoding PGPGW domain-containing protein — MKIVRLTLGSILFIGGIILTLLPGSILLVIGGLVLLSYDWPRARGWLKISQNMMASSARRIDRVLLMRKFR, encoded by the coding sequence ATGAAAATAGTTCGGTTAACCCTTGGTAGCATTCTTTTTATCGGCGGCATTATTTTAACCCTTTTACCAGGGTCAATTTTGTTAGTGATAGGTGGATTAGTGTTACTGAGTTACGACTGGCCCCGTGCACGTGGATGGCTCAAAATAAGTCAGAACATGATGGCGTCAAGCGCTAGAAGAATAGACCGCGTATTATTAATGCGTAAATTTCGCTAA
- a CDS encoding (2Fe-2S)-binding protein has protein sequence MITFTVNGETREFAGDPTTPVLWYLRDELHLTGPKFGCGMAQCGACTVHINGVAQRSCVLPVSAVSGSKITTIEGLSKDGEHPVQQAWVEHKVPQCGYCQCGQMMQAASLLASNPTPSDEEIVQGMSGNICRCGTYPRIHKAIKSAAKTMAGVEYYVPVASSPETATSESAGEEA, from the coding sequence ATGATTACGTTTACCGTTAACGGTGAAACACGTGAATTTGCGGGCGATCCTACCACTCCCGTACTTTGGTACTTACGTGACGAACTACATCTAACTGGCCCTAAATTTGGCTGTGGCATGGCACAATGTGGTGCCTGTACCGTACACATTAATGGTGTAGCACAGCGCTCTTGCGTATTGCCTGTTTCAGCGGTTTCAGGCAGTAAAATAACGACCATTGAGGGCTTGAGTAAAGACGGTGAACATCCCGTTCAACAAGCATGGGTTGAACATAAGGTGCCTCAATGTGGATATTGTCAGTGCGGCCAAATGATGCAAGCGGCCAGCTTGTTAGCAAGTAACCCTACCCCAAGCGATGAGGAAATTGTGCAAGGTATGTCAGGCAATATCTGTCGCTGCGGTACTTACCCACGTATTCACAAAGCGATTAAGTCAGCGGCGAAAACTATGGCTGGTGTGGAGTATTATGTTCCTGTAGCAAGCTCGCCAGAAACAGCCACATCTGAGTCTGCGGGAGAAGAAGCATGA